Proteins from one Streptomyces sp. NBC_00390 genomic window:
- a CDS encoding DUF6882 domain-containing protein: MTKHFSDPFLRVTEQHAAWGAEQLEAFNEFMPMGEWSADLGQCLYRQAGRELRISLLGTYDTSEQSWLWAWANPGFQGTPVAGAAERVRQYGQAHGLHEFTHELIQLAAHDDPRRAAETLAFTAMGVLGAAGYLGVQASPDARAYMVPDDPQVPRAEPDAITLPRVLLTGAGLLGGSARQVVAGYFGHHDLPQRVATDRMSAGLPNGGTVDVLFDDADRIASVSINSGEPASA, from the coding sequence ATGACCAAGCACTTCAGCGACCCGTTCCTCCGGGTCACGGAGCAGCACGCCGCCTGGGGCGCCGAGCAGCTGGAGGCCTTCAACGAGTTCATGCCCATGGGCGAGTGGAGCGCCGATCTCGGGCAGTGCCTCTACCGGCAGGCGGGGCGTGAGCTGCGGATCTCGCTCCTCGGCACGTACGACACCAGCGAGCAGTCGTGGCTCTGGGCCTGGGCCAACCCCGGATTCCAGGGCACCCCCGTCGCCGGCGCGGCCGAGAGGGTCAGGCAGTACGGACAGGCCCACGGACTGCACGAGTTCACGCACGAACTCATACAGCTCGCGGCGCACGACGACCCACGCCGCGCCGCCGAAACCCTCGCGTTCACTGCCATGGGCGTGCTCGGAGCCGCCGGTTATCTCGGGGTGCAGGCGAGTCCCGACGCCCGTGCGTACATGGTTCCCGACGACCCCCAGGTCCCGCGCGCCGAGCCCGATGCCATCACGCTGCCGCGCGTCCTGCTCACCGGCGCCGGCCTGCTCGGCGGTTCCGCGCGGCAGGTCGTCGCCGGGTACTTCGGCCACCACGACCTTCCCCAGCGCGTGGCCACGGACCGGATGAGCGCCGGACTCCCGAACGGCGGCACGGTGGACGTCCTCTTCGACGACGCCGACCGCATCGCCTCGGTCAGCATCAACTCGGGGGAGCCCGCGTCCGCGTGA
- a CDS encoding DUF6571 family protein, with amino-acid sequence MPTYHEVMTTDLSTLTSAAEKWEAMAGEFKKLEDQYKKDVHGISMGPSWTGLSAQAASLRFDVTLKEYQAAQKEAKAVASLLRDAHTQFVEARGKVSTQRDAAVKDGMRVSEQGVVQFDTSLLDRGEYTAYVHDRDYQESARQKAAEWAQRIEQAVKAAGDCDDGVKIALDAVVVDSDLMDGTAGGFNASAQGDVEKYEAQHLKDIATRINSGDASEADLREARRSFRDNSGDKAFSQTLLSGLGASGTLTFTNKLSDLAHSGDKGRRQEYLDLQKGLATTLATATKDPKSAFYTQFREDLKKAGVKQYDLEVTGGKVDIGRGHGQEARGYQSLVTLMQHGDGYSGQFLKDMADDIRTAEDEKRGGDPDIWDLSGDFSGKKDGWFANDPLDGVLGIMADDPRTATEYLDPGPDNKNDNLSYLLDRRDWNGVDTERTSGKVEVVAPDAADQDNRTGFGAALEAAATGHVPGSTYDLGGHDMAQARVMNESIGVLNAAGEAEKLPANLRAPMAHMLMDYTPDTHQILGMDNNKYNGVDRVWNDDGQARMAVPKEELVKIMRGVANDPEAFGQVYRAEKQYSQDLFAAMPDDARSLATQNRIMETSASLGAYDGVRADVVFDRRFDNIQWANDFNHALTGSSGAVLNFTPEKMAVPGDLANRVLDFYSYEATKDRIAEASTEATAENSKQFNAGQREVDAMVVEWAKSNGHAEDSDFTRNLMGHGQVHHERGRDGALRHLRSDY; translated from the coding sequence GTGCCGACCTACCACGAAGTGATGACGACCGACCTGTCCACCCTCACCTCGGCTGCCGAGAAATGGGAGGCGATGGCGGGCGAGTTCAAGAAACTCGAGGACCAGTACAAGAAGGACGTCCATGGCATATCCATGGGCCCGTCCTGGACCGGGCTGAGCGCCCAGGCCGCGAGCCTGCGCTTCGATGTGACGCTCAAGGAGTACCAGGCCGCCCAGAAGGAGGCGAAGGCCGTCGCCTCCCTCCTGCGGGACGCGCACACGCAGTTCGTCGAGGCACGGGGCAAGGTCAGCACCCAGCGGGACGCCGCCGTCAAGGACGGTATGCGGGTCTCCGAGCAGGGTGTCGTCCAGTTCGACACCTCGCTGCTGGACAGAGGGGAGTACACCGCCTACGTGCACGACCGCGACTACCAGGAGAGCGCCCGGCAGAAGGCCGCAGAGTGGGCTCAGCGCATCGAGCAGGCGGTGAAGGCCGCCGGTGACTGCGACGACGGCGTCAAGATCGCTCTCGACGCAGTGGTGGTCGACTCCGACCTGATGGACGGCACGGCCGGAGGCTTCAACGCGAGTGCCCAGGGCGACGTCGAGAAGTACGAAGCGCAGCACCTGAAGGACATCGCGACCCGGATCAACTCAGGCGACGCCTCGGAGGCGGACCTTCGGGAGGCCCGGCGGTCCTTCCGTGACAACTCCGGGGACAAGGCCTTCAGCCAGACCCTGCTGAGCGGCCTGGGTGCTTCAGGCACCCTCACGTTCACCAACAAGCTGAGCGACCTTGCCCACTCCGGGGACAAGGGCCGCAGGCAGGAGTACCTGGACCTGCAGAAGGGCCTGGCCACCACGCTGGCGACGGCGACCAAGGACCCGAAGTCCGCGTTCTACACGCAGTTCCGCGAGGATCTGAAGAAGGCCGGGGTCAAACAGTACGACCTCGAGGTGACGGGCGGAAAGGTCGACATCGGCCGGGGGCACGGCCAGGAGGCGCGCGGCTACCAGAGCCTGGTCACCCTCATGCAGCACGGCGACGGCTACTCCGGCCAGTTCCTCAAGGACATGGCGGACGACATCCGCACGGCCGAGGACGAGAAGCGGGGCGGTGACCCGGACATCTGGGACCTGTCCGGCGACTTCAGCGGCAAGAAGGACGGCTGGTTCGCCAACGACCCCCTCGACGGGGTGCTGGGCATCATGGCGGACGACCCGAGGACCGCGACCGAGTATCTCGACCCGGGCCCGGACAACAAGAACGACAACCTCTCGTACCTGCTGGACAGGCGCGACTGGAACGGCGTCGACACCGAGCGGACGTCCGGGAAGGTCGAGGTCGTCGCTCCGGACGCCGCCGACCAGGACAACCGCACCGGTTTCGGCGCCGCGCTCGAGGCGGCCGCGACGGGCCACGTGCCCGGTTCGACGTACGACCTCGGCGGCCATGACATGGCCCAGGCCCGCGTGATGAACGAGAGCATCGGCGTGCTGAACGCCGCGGGCGAGGCGGAGAAGCTCCCGGCGAACCTCCGCGCGCCGATGGCCCACATGCTGATGGACTACACGCCGGACACCCACCAGATCCTCGGCATGGACAACAACAAGTACAACGGCGTGGACCGCGTCTGGAACGACGACGGGCAGGCCCGTATGGCCGTCCCCAAGGAAGAGCTGGTGAAGATCATGCGGGGCGTCGCCAACGACCCGGAGGCGTTCGGGCAGGTGTACCGGGCCGAGAAGCAGTACTCCCAGGACCTTTTCGCGGCCATGCCCGACGACGCCAGGAGCCTGGCCACCCAGAACCGGATCATGGAGACCTCGGCGTCGCTCGGCGCGTACGACGGGGTCAGGGCGGATGTCGTCTTCGACAGGCGGTTCGACAACATCCAGTGGGCGAACGACTTCAACCACGCACTCACCGGAAGCTCCGGTGCGGTGCTGAACTTCACGCCCGAGAAGATGGCAGTCCCCGGAGACCTGGCGAACAGGGTCCTCGACTTCTACTCGTACGAGGCGACCAAGGACCGCATCGCCGAGGCCAGCACGGAAGCGACCGCCGAGAACTCCAAGCAGTTCAACGCCGGTCAGCGGGAGGTGGATGCCATGGTCGTCGAGTGGGCCAAGAGCAACGGCCACGCGGAGGACAGCGACTTCACCAGGAACCTCATGGGGCACGGTCAGGTCCACCACGAGAGGGGGCGGGACGGGGCGCTGCGTCATCTGCGCTCCGACTACTGA
- a CDS encoding malate dehydrogenase: protein MTRTPVNVTVTGAAGQIGYALLFRIASGHLLGADVPVKLRLLEIPQGLKAAEGTAMELEDCAFPLLRGIDITDDPNVGFAGANVALLVGARPRTKGMERGDLLSANGGIFKPQGKAINDNAADDIKVLVVGNPANTNALIAQAAAPDVPAERFTAMTRLDHNRAISQLAARTGAAVSDIQRLTIWGNHSATQYPDIFHATVAGKNAAEVVNDEKWLAEEFIPTVAKRGAAIIEARGASSAASAANAAIDHVHTWVNGTAEGDWTSMGIPSDGSYGVPEGLISSFPVTCKDGKYEIVQGLDINEFSRTRIDASVAELEEERAAVRELGLI, encoded by the coding sequence ATGACCCGCACTCCCGTCAACGTCACCGTGACCGGCGCGGCCGGCCAGATCGGCTACGCGCTGCTCTTCCGCATCGCCTCCGGCCACCTGCTCGGCGCGGATGTGCCGGTCAAGCTGCGCCTGCTCGAGATCCCGCAGGGCCTCAAGGCCGCCGAGGGCACCGCCATGGAGCTCGAGGACTGCGCCTTCCCGCTGCTGCGGGGCATCGACATCACCGACGACCCGAACGTCGGCTTCGCCGGCGCCAACGTGGCGCTCCTGGTCGGCGCCCGCCCCCGTACCAAGGGCATGGAGCGCGGCGACCTGCTCTCCGCGAACGGTGGCATCTTCAAGCCGCAGGGCAAGGCCATCAACGACAACGCCGCGGACGACATCAAGGTGCTCGTCGTCGGCAACCCGGCCAACACCAACGCGCTCATCGCGCAGGCCGCGGCCCCGGACGTACCGGCCGAGCGCTTCACCGCGATGACCCGCCTCGACCACAACCGCGCGATCTCGCAGCTGGCCGCCAGGACCGGCGCCGCCGTCTCCGACATCCAGCGCCTGACGATCTGGGGCAACCACTCGGCGACCCAGTACCCGGACATCTTCCACGCGACGGTGGCCGGCAAGAACGCCGCCGAGGTCGTGAACGACGAGAAGTGGCTGGCCGAGGAGTTCATCCCGACCGTCGCCAAGCGCGGTGCCGCGATCATCGAGGCCCGTGGTGCGTCCTCGGCCGCCTCGGCCGCGAACGCAGCGATCGACCACGTCCACACCTGGGTCAACGGCACGGCCGAGGGCGACTGGACCTCCATGGGTATCCCGTCGGACGGCTCCTACGGCGTCCCCGAGGGCCTGATCTCGTCCTTCCCGGTCACCTGCAAGGACGGCAAGTACGAGATCGTCCAGGGCCTGGACATCAACGAGTTCTCGCGCACGCGCATCGACGCGTCGGTCGCGGAGCTCGAGGAGGAGCGCGCGGCGGTCCGCGAGCTCGGCCTCATCTGA
- a CDS encoding helix-turn-helix domain-containing protein, translated as MPRWKELPAGLDPEVREFTGQLRGVVDRSGLSIAAISDRTGFSKTSWERYLNGRLLAPKRAIVALAEVTGIDTGHITTMWELAERAWSRSEMRHDMTMEAIRISQARAALGEFGPGAEGAAASGSRASRSGAAGERGGRAAFVPPQGGAPGHQATPTASGGRGAASARRGGKGQGKSKGFMFAAALVGALLVVAGAVYVADLGGGGDEPGRQAVESPTPTPVTSGPELPAGVKCSGADCAGEDPELMGCGGELAKTVATATVGKAVVEVRYSKTCGAAWARITKAAVGDTVQITVAGKGEQNGLVNADLDAYTPMAAAPDPADAKACATLKAGTTGCTTGQ; from the coding sequence ATGCCTCGTTGGAAGGAATTGCCTGCTGGACTGGATCCGGAGGTCCGCGAGTTCACAGGTCAGCTGCGTGGGGTCGTCGACCGCAGTGGACTGAGCATCGCCGCGATCTCCGACCGCACCGGCTTCAGCAAGACGTCCTGGGAGCGGTATCTCAACGGACGGCTGCTCGCGCCCAAGCGCGCGATCGTCGCGCTCGCCGAGGTCACGGGCATCGACACCGGCCACATCACCACCATGTGGGAGCTCGCGGAGCGCGCCTGGAGCCGCTCCGAGATGCGCCACGACATGACGATGGAAGCGATACGAATATCCCAGGCGCGCGCCGCCCTCGGTGAGTTCGGGCCCGGCGCAGAGGGCGCTGCGGCGTCCGGTTCCCGCGCCTCCCGCTCCGGTGCGGCCGGTGAGCGCGGCGGCCGGGCGGCGTTCGTGCCGCCACAGGGCGGGGCCCCTGGACATCAGGCCACGCCGACCGCGTCCGGCGGCCGGGGCGCGGCCTCCGCCCGCCGGGGCGGCAAGGGGCAGGGAAAGAGCAAGGGCTTCATGTTCGCGGCCGCTCTCGTCGGCGCGCTGCTGGTCGTTGCCGGGGCCGTGTACGTGGCCGATCTCGGCGGAGGCGGGGACGAGCCCGGCCGGCAGGCCGTCGAGTCCCCGACGCCCACCCCCGTCACCAGCGGCCCGGAGCTGCCGGCCGGGGTGAAGTGCAGCGGTGCGGACTGTGCGGGCGAGGATCCGGAACTGATGGGCTGCGGCGGCGAGTTGGCGAAGACCGTCGCCACCGCGACGGTCGGCAAGGCCGTTGTCGAGGTCCGTTACAGCAAGACGTGCGGGGCGGCCTGGGCCCGTATCACCAAGGCCGCCGTCGGCGACACGGTCCAGATCACCGTGGCAGGCAAGGGCGAGCAGAACGGGCTGGTGAACGCGGACCTGGACGCGTACACGCCGATGGCGGCAGCACCTGACCCCGCCGACGCCAAGGCATGCGCCACGCTCAAGGCGGGCACGACAGGCTGTACGACGGGGCAGTGA
- a CDS encoding NADP-dependent isocitrate dehydrogenase, with the protein MAKIKVANPVVELDGDEMTRIIWQFIKDRLILPYLDVELKYFDLGIEHRDATSDQVTVDAANAIKQYGVGVKCATITPDEARVEEFKLKAMYRSPNGTIRNILGGVIFREPIIMDNVPRLVPGWTRPIVVGRHAFGDQYRATDLKIPGPGTLTMTFTPKDGSEPIEVEVHEFPGPGVALGMYNHDASIRDFARASFRYGLARDFPVYLSTKNTILKKYDGRFKDLFQEVYDAEFKAEFDRAGLTYEHRLIDDMVAAALKWEGGYVWACKNYDGDVQSDVVAQGFGSLGLMTSVLMSPDGRTVEAEAAHGTVTRHYRQHQQGRATSTNPIASIFAWTRGLAHRGKLDGTPEVTRFAETLEQVCVETVEAGRMTKDLAVLISKDQPWLTTEQFLEVLDANLRKRMARDLASAFA; encoded by the coding sequence ATGGCCAAGATCAAGGTAGCCAACCCCGTCGTCGAGCTCGACGGCGACGAGATGACCCGCATCATCTGGCAGTTCATCAAGGACAGGTTGATCCTGCCGTACCTCGACGTCGAGCTGAAGTACTTCGATCTGGGCATCGAGCACAGGGATGCCACCAGCGACCAGGTGACCGTCGACGCCGCCAACGCCATCAAGCAGTACGGCGTCGGCGTCAAATGCGCCACGATCACGCCGGACGAGGCGCGGGTCGAGGAGTTCAAGCTCAAGGCGATGTACCGCTCGCCCAACGGCACGATCCGCAACATCCTCGGTGGCGTGATCTTCCGCGAGCCGATCATCATGGACAACGTGCCACGGCTCGTGCCCGGCTGGACCAGGCCGATCGTCGTCGGCCGTCACGCCTTCGGTGACCAGTACCGGGCCACCGACCTCAAGATCCCCGGCCCGGGCACCCTGACCATGACCTTCACCCCGAAGGACGGGTCCGAGCCGATCGAGGTCGAGGTCCACGAGTTTCCCGGCCCCGGTGTCGCACTCGGCATGTACAACCACGACGCGTCGATCCGGGACTTCGCGCGGGCCTCGTTCCGCTACGGCCTGGCCCGTGATTTCCCCGTCTATCTCTCGACCAAGAACACGATCCTGAAAAAGTACGACGGACGCTTCAAGGACCTCTTCCAGGAGGTCTACGACGCCGAGTTCAAGGCGGAGTTCGACAGGGCCGGTCTGACCTACGAGCACCGCCTGATCGACGACATGGTGGCGGCGGCGCTCAAGTGGGAGGGCGGCTACGTCTGGGCCTGCAAGAACTACGACGGCGACGTCCAGTCGGACGTCGTCGCGCAGGGCTTCGGCTCGCTCGGCCTGATGACCTCGGTCCTGATGTCCCCCGACGGCAGGACGGTGGAGGCCGAGGCCGCGCACGGCACGGTCACCCGCCACTACCGGCAGCACCAGCAGGGCAGAGCGACCTCGACCAACCCGATCGCCTCGATCTTCGCCTGGACCCGGGGCCTCGCCCACCGCGGCAAGCTGGACGGAACCCCGGAGGTGACCCGTTTCGCCGAGACGCTGGAGCAGGTCTGCGTCGAGACCGTCGAGGCGGGCCGGATGACCAAGGACCTGGCGGTGCTGATCTCCAAGGACCAGCCGTGGCTGACCACGGAGCAGTTCCTGGAGGTGCTCGACGCCAACCTGCGGAAGAGGATGGCCAGGGACTTGGCCTCCGCCTTCGCCTGA
- a CDS encoding DUF3017 domain-containing protein — translation MGVRTNGGAGPEAAGAAEPEATGAAEAAAGLEPEAVAPEGPAASTGSEGSEAGTGPEAASGDSAPVPGPDAPGSAKKASRRPPAVTRDTARPEGGGRAAPGDAPAPARQWPLLTVLVLTGLGLLIVGMDAFADAFRVGTILIGVALITGAVLRRVLPSVGMLAVRSRFTDMITYGLLGTVIVLLALVTQPAPWLDVPFLEDVVHFTVR, via the coding sequence ATGGGCGTGCGCACGAACGGCGGGGCAGGACCTGAGGCGGCCGGGGCGGCCGAACCGGAGGCGACCGGTGCCGCCGAGGCCGCCGCGGGTCTTGAGCCGGAGGCCGTCGCGCCGGAAGGTCCTGCCGCCTCGACGGGGTCCGAGGGCAGCGAGGCCGGGACCGGGCCGGAGGCCGCGTCCGGCGACAGCGCCCCCGTTCCGGGCCCGGACGCCCCCGGCTCCGCCAAGAAGGCGTCACGGCGCCCGCCAGCCGTGACCCGTGACACCGCGCGGCCCGAGGGCGGCGGCAGGGCCGCCCCCGGCGACGCACCGGCGCCCGCGCGGCAGTGGCCGCTGCTCACCGTGCTCGTGCTGACCGGGCTCGGCCTGCTGATCGTCGGCATGGACGCCTTCGCGGACGCATTCCGGGTGGGCACGATCCTGATCGGCGTGGCCTTGATCACCGGAGCCGTACTGCGCCGCGTGCTGCCCTCGGTCGGCATGCTCGCGGTGCGTTCCCGCTTCACGGACATGATCACGTACGGCCTGCTGGGCACGGTGATCGTGCTGCTCGCCCTGGTGACCCAGCCCGCGCCGTGGCTGGACGTGCCGTTCCTCGAGGACGTCGTCCACTTCACCGTGCGGTAG